The genomic segment CTacagtaaaaaaatgatttgcaagtaaaaaaaaaattctacaatttaaaaatacgatttgcaaggaaaaaaacaattttttttctacaattaaaaaactatttgcaagaataaaaaacaaatttcTGTGATTATAaaaaatttgcaagtaaaaaaaacatgttgttcaataaaacaattatttgtaaGTATATAAACAATGTTtaatcaaataaaacatttttttacttgtaTAAAGACaattttctttcattaaaaaaatgattcgcaagtataaacaattttttgtcaaataaaaagcgatttgcaaatataaaaacgtttttcttcaattaaaaaaacaatttgcaagtatgaaaacaattttttctacaattaaaaaaattagttgcaagtaaaaaaaacatttaaagtaaaaaaaaaattgcaagtataaacaattttctgcaagtaaaaaaagattggcaagtaaaaaaaacatttaaagtaaaaaataattgcaagtataaacaattttctgcaagtaaaaaaagattggcaagtaaaaaactaattccttcaattaaaaaaaataacatttgaaagaaaaaaaacaattctcttcatttaaaaaaaaaagattgtcaagtaagaaaaaaacattttcttcaacaaaaaagaagattcgcaagtataaaaacaattttcttcaattaaaaattcCACAAGTATAAAtacttttttcaattaaaaagggATTCCCAAGTAAAcaatttttcttcaataaaaaaaaagattcgcaagtaaagcaattttttttcaattaaagaaaggattcgcaagtaaaaaaacaaaacaattttcttcaaaaaaaaaaaatatttttaggtaAAACGATTTtctttaatttgaaaaatgacttgcaagtacaattttttttttctaaaagttaAATACTTGCACCaaacaagctcaacctgtaagttaagTTGTAAGTTTCCCCTCTCCTATGTCCGCCACCCCGCTactttttcttctgttatttTTGGCGGatggcaccatgcgcaaataacagtAGCTTTGACGGCCTTAAAatgactcagcagcaccacctgtccTTGTAGAGTGTGAATTACTTGTGCCCTGAAGGCACATGTCTGGATCACGCTGGATGGAATATTagttaaagaaataaaaaaaaaaatgtttgggggGGGGAATTGTTGGGTGTAAGTAAAAACTTTTTTCTGTTCTTGTGGAGTTTTGGTAGTCATTTctttccaacacacacacacacacacacacacacttttaaaggagaactgcactttttttattttattttacccatcattcacaatccttacgtaagacaagaagacatatgtttttctttttttatgcattttgagTCATAAAATACGGCAAGCATGAGGGGGCTATCAATGCAACTAAAGGAAGTAAACTATTCCGGCCatttaaagccctctaaaaaacatccaaaaagcgccagcaATACACCAATTACATCTTGtgacatgaatattaaccaagtattagcgacgttgttattataagcgctaacacagacaaactatttttagtggcgccgtgatcacagagagctaactagctcatgctgctatattgacgtaTTGAGCTGCTACATCGCCCCTgacttggtgaaagttaattctagattataaatcatgcctctcacctggatagtagaaggttgtggacataaacccacaagttggtcaactttgacatccatctTAGACCCGGAAAGATGCTCGTTTGcgccccctttttaaaaaaaattctttgttaggattatgattaattcttaatgtaaacgggaagatataaacatccccgtgagagcagacattgtacagtaagtgcttgttttattatgtttgttgtctcatgaagtctgtcattAGTAGtactgttgttgaagggaaaagctaaTTAAAACGCTGCCGTATGCTTCAAATGATCAAAatgcgtaaatattacatgttattaggaatgttactacaatacatatatacttacactgtgtatataaaatgttaatggagatttttggatgtttttttagagcgctttataggaaTAGAGTGAcacccattgactccattgttagctgacttttgctaacgtttattgacgatttagaatgcattaaaaaaaagaagaagaaaaacgtgttcttgttcCACATAAGTACTGTGAATGatggacaaaataaaaaaaaaaagtgcagttcctattTAAAGCTAAGGCAAACGATGAAAACATCAAATGGTGGTATTGCTGACATGTTGTGTGCAGCAGTCCTACACCTCCCTCAAGGAAGTCATTGCTCCGCACCTTTTCTAGAGCATCACATGACCTGCACACTGCCCAATCAGCAAGCAGGAAGTGATTAGTTCAACAACACGTTGTGATGGCGTGCTTCATCTTTTAGTCCACATCCACTTCTCTCACCTCTGACCTCTGACCCTCAGGACAGAAGCTCCTCCTCGGCCTTTGTTGGTTTTGCGAGCATCGCCGTTGTTTTTGCGAGCAACGCCGTAAGTTGAGGTCTTTGCTGGCTGGCGggttgcattgtgggaaatgaAGATGAGGATGTGTGCTTTGGTGCTGCTTCTTTCTGCTTGCTATCGATGGAGGTGACGGCCTGATGCTTCATTGTTCGATTGCTTTGCATCGCGGCCACACAATGGAGTGGGTTCCTCCTACTGTCCGCTGATCCCCACTCGCTAATGAAGTGATAATtgatgattggttgattgatcaAGTCATGTTGGTGCCTGGGTTTATAATTCTCATTCAACGCCATCTTTGTCCTAATCGTCACTGCTTGACTCTTGTGGTGTTCAGTTAAAAGCGTTTCCGTACTAACGAGGGCTGTGGGCCCGCAGCCGGTGCGTCTGGTCCCCCAGAGGGAGTTCATCAAGTCGCTGATGGGCATCGGCAAGCGTCTGGCCACCTTGCCCACCAAAGAGCAGAAGACGCAGCGCTTGATCTCGGAGCTGTCGCTGCTCAACCACAAGCTGCCAGCGCGAGTGTGGCTGCCCACCGCCGCCTTTGAGCATCACGTGGTCCGCGTGCCGCATACGCAGGCCGTGGTGCTCAACTCCAAAGACAAGGTGAGGCCGACGCCCTCTTTTGAACCTATGTGATGTTGGTCGCCCCTATCGTTACCCGACCACGCATGCGGGAAAACTGTTCCatcaataaatatgtatttattaatattagtatcattcatatttatacatgttattaatacattattatttattaaaatattcCGATTAATATTTTACTAATTATTaataagttatttatttaaatattctggtacatatttaaatattttctaaatatttgattaattattaatagcttattatttatttagatatCCTGATAAATATTGtattatgtatattaatataataatacattatttaaatattctgataaatgttttatttatcttgtaaatattattttcccgcgacccagagagggacaagcggtagaatatggattcatggatggatggaaatattgttttattaattaatacattcttgatatttatttaaatattctgAGAAATATTTTACGACGGAGCGTCTGACGTCACGTGCtgtgatatttgaatgttttaacaatggtttattattatttatatattaaaaaaaatagattataCAATAGTAAAAgagaaaaataatataaaaatgaaCTAGAGTTAGATTTTCAAAAAATCTGGAGTGTTATCACCCCAAATACAACCACTTTTTAtcttctgtcattgcaatgaatgacACACGGGGTCGCCACTGACTTCAATCGCATAATTTATCTTTTAAGTATCTTCTAAATGAGGCACTCAAATGTTTATTTGCAGCCTAACAAAAAGTAGAAATTTAAATTGCCAGTGTTGTGAATTTATGTATTAGATaaataaagtagtaaaaaaaagATGTATATTTTGACTTTTAAGGCTGCTTAGCACATCGTTCAGGTTTCTGtacggtttcaaaataaatattgtattctAAAATAATGGTGGTTTTGTTTTGTATGTCATATTTTAGTAGTTATATACataggtatttaaaaaaaatatgtcatattttaGTAGTTATATACataggtatttaaaaaaaaaaaatcatgacgacGGTGTGAACGAACAATGACGGAGTGATTTAGTCTTTGCGCATAAGTGGACCGATTGGGTAGTGACTGCCCCATCTAGTCCAAATCATTCCAAACGTTTTattaacataaaaagtataaaagttGGACCTACATTTttcgcagcacaaacaaatgggacaagttttGGGAGATTTTTACATACAGTAGTTGTGTCTAGTTAtatttacacgttaataacaaaatTATGATGGACCAAAAATGTATGTAGCACAAACATATCAAAAATGAATGGGACAAGATAATTTTATGTAGTTGTCTCGATAtaattaacatgttaattacacgttGATAACATACAACTATGATAGACCAACAATTTTTGTAGCACAGTTGAGACAGGTTAGGGGAGGTTTTGACaatggggggctggttatgaatattgAAACGTTAATAGCTTAAAAACTATAATTGTGAGACAAAAGCATGTTGCAACACAAACAACGAAAAAGTTTGGGgtgattttgacatagttgggggtttaactattatttttttaagatgttaattacacgttagtaacaaacaccacaacacattaataacataaaaactataacagttaGACCAACATTTTATGCAGCACTAACAATTGGGACTGGTTTGGGGATATGTTGACAAAGTTGGGGTGTAATTATGATTATTAACACCTTAATTACAGCTAATTACAGCCAACATACACTTGAACTAACCACAAAATTATAAAACATTGACTAAAAAATCTTAACGGCACAAAATGTTTTTAGCACAAATGAATGGGACAATTTTGGGTAGATTTTTCCATAGTTGTGTGTAGATATGATTAATACCACATGAACAACGTTGCTAACATAAAACCATAAAATGTTAACTTAAAAAACTGTAATGGCACAAAACAAATTTTGTAGCACAAATGAATGGGACAattttggggagatttggacaaggtgggggagccaacttcacacaggtctctgtagacacacacacacacacacacacacacacacacacacacacacacacacacacacaccccagaaCCGCTTTGGCCCGCATCACGTGATCTCTGTCCCCGCAGGCGCCCTACCTCATCTACGTGGAGGTTCTAGAGTGCGACAGCTTCGAGTCGTCCAGCGTGCCCATGCGTATCCCCGAGAACCGCATCAGGAGCACGCGCTCCGTGGAGAACCTGCCGGACTGCGGCATGACGACGGAGCAGCGAGCCGGCAGCTTCTCCACCGTTCCAAACTACGATAACGACGACGAGGCGTGGTCTGTGGACGACATCATCGAGCTTCGGGTGGAGGTGGGTCATGCGACGTCATCGCCTCACCGACATTGACCTGACCTAAGAAAtgctgttttcatgttagcatttcaaAAAGTGTTCAAGAAGACCggaacatttattttttgtatagGGGACATAAAATATATTACAATTATCAACATTAATTTGATGATGTCCAACTGTTCCAAAAGACACATGAACTAACCGTAGACAGGGTTTCCCCAACATTGACAATATTCTGTGGCGGTGAGGGCGTGGCTAGgggtgtggtcaatatgacaCCATCATACAATTTGCATGATATGCGATGATTCAAAGCGGCTGCAGTTTGAACCATCAGGTAGTTTAATAAGCGCCATAattcgccaaaatagacggttgcTAAATgaatagttgacaaatgagcagaaaataGGCGAGAATAAAATGTCTTAGGAACTCGTGTCAATGTTCCACCTCTACTGTCTCCGACTGCTCACACGTTCCTCGGAGCAAACGTCCCACAAGCTGCGAGAGCCATATTGTttgccctcttccttcttaaATCTTTTACGCGCAAGAATTACGGTTCAGAAAATGTAGACTTTAattttgcacaaaatccttgaaatcgccacaaatgcgccaggacTAAGACGGACTAGAATTGGAGCCATGTTTGCTTCTGTAAACACTTCGGCACGTGTGACCCCatgacgtcatgtctgcatgcTTGTCAGGCTGCCTTCACGCGAGAcatcacattttttttgtaatgtgaacgattACATAAAAAGATCTGGTTTGACGAAAAACAAATTGGACATCCTATgatgcagtgtgaacgtagccttatCATGAACGACTAGCAACAAATGTAGCATCTTTTTTGGTGTTATCAATAGTGCGAAAATAATAGGCGATATCGACAatagaggccaaaagtttagacacaccttctcattcaatgcgttttctttattttcatgactatttacattgtagattgtcactgaaggcatcaaaactatgaataaacacatgtggagttatgtacttaacaaaaaaaaggtgaaataactgaaaacatgcttgatattgtagtttcttcaaaatagccaccctttgctctgattactgttttgcacactcttggcattctctcgatgagcttcaagaggtagtcccctgaaatggttttcacttcacagatgtGCCTTattagggttgattagtggaaattCTTgctttatcctttttttttttttcttctttctcttttttgctcaaaatcatgatgccgagagcagtgaagtgaagtgaattctatttatatagcgcttttctctagcgactcaaagcgctttacatagtgaaaccccaatatctaagttacatttaaaccagtgcgggtggcactgagagcaggtggttaaagtgtcttgcccaaggacacaacggcagtgactaggatggcggaagcggggatcgaacctgcaaccctcaggttgatggcacggccactctaccaaccgagctataccgcccggttggggttgggaccatcagttgtgttgtgaatgagaaggtgtatccaaacttttggcctgtactgtttatCCATTGatacattatattacattaaTTTCACATTAAAAaccctaatttttaaggtgtgccGGCATGTATTTTGCCGTGGCGGGCCACTAAGATCAgttacatgtaggggaaacccatGTTGATACAAACACTTGAACTAACCACATATATATAACGTCTCACTATTCCAACAGACACTTGAACTAGTCACATATATATAATGTCCCACCATTCCAACAGACACTTGACCTAACCGCAGATATTTAATGTCATTCTGTCCCAACAGACACTTGAATTAGTCACATATATATAACGTCCCACTATTCCAACAGACACTTGAACTAGTCACATATATATAATGTCCCACCATTCCAACAGACACTTGATCTAACCGCAGATATTTAATGTCCCACTGACCCAACAGACACTTGAATTAGtcacatatatataattttccaccattctaacAGACACTTGAACTAaccccagatattgtatataatgGCCCACCGTTCCAACAGACACTTGATCTAACCGCAGATATTTAATGTCGCACTGACCCAACAGACACTTGAATTAGtcacatatatataattttccaccattctaacAGACACTTGAACTAaccccagatactgtatataatgtccCACCGTTCCAACAGAGACTTGAACTAACCGCAGATATATAGTGTCCCACTTTTCTAACAGACACTTGAACTAACCACAGATCTATATTGTCCCACTGTTCCAACAGACACTTGAACTGGTCACATATATATAATGTTCCACCATTCTAACAGACACTGGAAAGAATCGCAAATATATAATGTCCCACTGTTTTAACAGACACTTGAACTAACTGCAGATATATAATGTCCCACTGTTTTAACAGACACTTGAACGGACCGCAGATATATATAATGTCCCACTGTTCCAACATTCGCTTGAACTAACCACAGATGTATATAATGTCCCACTGTTCCAACATACACTTGAACTAACCACAAATATATAGTGTCCCACTTTTCTAACACACTTGAACTAACAGCAGATATAAAATGTCCCACTGTCTTAACATACACTTGAActaaccacatatatatatatataatgtcccaCTGTTCTAGCAGACACTTGAATTAACCGCAGATGTATAATGTTCCACTGTTCTAACAGACACTTGAAGTGGTCACAGCCATGTGAAGTACCATTCTTAGTGTAGACACTTGAAGTAAACACTAGTAGTCTGGAAAATAatgatttaaatgttttttggccccAGTTGCCGGAGGTTCATGCGAGCAGTGACAACATCAGTCAGTTCTCAGTGGACAGCATCACCAGCCTGGAGAGCAAAGAGCCCGTCTTCATCGCCGCAGGAGACATCAGGTTGCCCTTTTGATCCTTTCTAGCAGCTTCTGCTTGTCAATAAATTCATCACGTTTACTGTCTTCTCCCGTGTTGTGTTCAGGCGCCGTCTGTCAGAGCAGCTTGCGCAGACCCCCAACGTTTTCAAGCGTGACCCGGAGGACCCGTCGGCCGTGGCCCTCAAGGAGCCCTGGGAGGAGAAGGTCCGGTAGGTGTTTGCCTCAGCCGACGTTACGGGTGTAGCTTTGTTTCATTTGTAACCTTTGATCCGTGCCCCCTGCAGGAGGATCAGGGAAGGTTCTCCTTACGGGCACCTCCCCGCCTGGCGCTTGCTGTCCATCATCGTCAAATGCGGCGATGACCTGCGCCAGGAGCTGCTCGCCTCCCAGGTGCTGCAGCAGCTCAAGGTAGGTGGGGGGACGCCGTCCGCTGACCCCCGTCCCTCAGATAAGTGGTCTTCTTCCCGCCGCAGTCCATCTGGGAGACGGAGCGCGTCCCGCTGTGGATCAAGCCCTACAAGATCCTGGTCTTGTCGTCGGACAGCGGCATGATCGAGCCGGTGATGAACGCCGTGTCGCTGCATCAGGTGAAGAAGCAGAGCCAGCTGTCTTTGCTCGAGTACTTCCTGCAGGAGCACGGCGCCCCCACCACAGAGGCCTTCCTGTCGGCCCAGAAGAACTTTGTGCAGAGCTGCGCGGGCTACAGCCTCATCTGCTACCTGCTGCAGGTCAAGGACAGGTGAGTCCGCTCCCCCTCGCCCTCGTTCCCGTGCGTCCATGTGAGAGCTGCTTGATtaatccaaattattacgatAACGTGACCGCAAGAGGCGGATGTTGTTTCTTTTTCCCCCGTCGTCACcaccatttgagtgacagacgtgTTGGCCAATCAGAATTGCTGATCCTGGCGTTTCTTCGCTTCAAAAAGGGAGAAAGAGGTGTCACTCTGTGcttcgctctcagcacctgagcgtgtttatttaacagtagatttacctctGCCCTTCTCAAAGGGGGCGTGTGAtcccggggaacatgctttatcagtatcatgctttgaaaagctgtgcgCTGCAAAACATGCTTATTgttgccattaatcctgacttcctcattttgatttttaatttaaaaaaattaaaaaaggcagcacaattgttttattgatttttgttttataaatTGAAGTTTTTAATATATTGTGCTTCTGGGTCAATGTTAATCAATtagaatttattatttattttgttaatttttttcagtatcaaagtatatatatatatatatatatatatatatatatatatatatatatatatgtatatatgtatatatatgtatatgtatatatatatatgtatatatatatgtatacacatatacatacatgggacggtatagctcggttggtagagcggccgtgccagcaacttgagggttgcaggttcgatccccgcttctgccatcctagtcactgccgttgtgtccttgggcaagacactttacccacctgctcccagtgccacccacactggtttaaatgtaacttagatattgggtgcaccaacccaaaaaaactctctcccacattcacactcattcacacaaaagggttgtttctttctgttattaatattctggttcctacattatatatcaatatagatcaatacagtctgcaagggatacagtccgtaagcacacatgattgtgcgtgctgctggtccactaatagtactaacctttaacagttaattttactcattttcattaattactagtttctctgTAATAAGGTTTTACtttttttcattcaagaaaatgtttttaatttatttattttattttattttattaatttttttaaaaaggaccttatcttcaccagacctcgttgtccaaattaggcataataatgtgttaattccacgactgtatatatctgtatcggttgatatcggtatcagtaattaagagttggacaatatcggaatatcggatatcagcaaaaaagccattatcggacatccctaatatactgtatatatatatgtattttaactTCAGCCAAATTGATGCACTTGAAATAAtttttgttacagactaaaaatcaatgttaaaattatgttttGTGGTAAATGTATCTATTGTGTTCTCTTTAATGGTAATaatgatacaatgttatgcaatggtgtacttataacaattcttTAGACAAATGATACGGATTATAGTGGGGGGAGCGCGTGAAATGTTTTCTTCATAGGTGGagcgtgacagaaaataattgagatgcAATTGATCACAGttattcacaatctttgtttccGAGAACGCCAGCTTTGCACACAGAGGAAGCACACACAGAGAGCCTGTGCGACTCACTCGCGAGAAGTTTCGTAAAGtaccaaaaaaatttgaaaaaaatcccaaatCGGATCACAATCACAATTTTGgagagaatttttttattttttctcaaaatggcACAGCCCTAGTCTACGTTGTGGTCTGAAACTGTCCCTGTCACGTCCCTTCAGACACAACGGAAACATCCTGATGGACGCTCAGGGTCACATCATCCACATCGACTTCGGCTTCATCCTGTCCAGCTCGCCTAAAAACCTCGGCTTTGAAACGTCTGCCTTCAAACTTACCGAGGAGTTTGTGGCCGTGAGTTAACTTG from the Entelurus aequoreus isolate RoL-2023_Sb linkage group LG20, RoL_Eaeq_v1.1, whole genome shotgun sequence genome contains:
- the pi4kb gene encoding phosphatidylinositol 4-kinase beta isoform X1, with protein sequence MEEKKLEPSPTPSRHNSPPLSLCSTPSPSLPSTPSSSPHQAGTPPLDIISEGAGEAGLVIDADVADQACKEVLHKLKLHHGETGPNREGSGPEKNAVPAAKLKEEVDDDTKSARRRYRHNPSKQSWLLRLFESKLFDVSMAISYLHNSKEPGVQAYIGNRLFSFPHEDVDFYLPQLLNMYVHMDEHVGDAIKPYVVYRCRQSISFSLQCAWLLGAYSSDMHISTQRHSRGTKLRKLILSDELKPAGGARARRDPLVLTPFCPVAPPATALGSEHSLSPSKRTHQRSKSDATVSVSLSSNLKRTASNPKVESSHDEDRSSSSAFVGFASIAVVFASNAPVRLVPQREFIKSLMGIGKRLATLPTKEQKTQRLISELSLLNHKLPARVWLPTAAFEHHVVRVPHTQAVVLNSKDKAPYLIYVEVLECDSFESSSVPMRIPENRIRSTRSVENLPDCGMTTEQRAGSFSTVPNYDNDDEAWSVDDIIELRVELPEVHASSDNISQFSVDSITSLESKEPVFIAAGDIRRRLSEQLAQTPNVFKRDPEDPSAVALKEPWEEKVRRIREGSPYGHLPAWRLLSIIVKCGDDLRQELLASQVLQQLKSIWETERVPLWIKPYKILVLSSDSGMIEPVMNAVSLHQVKKQSQLSLLEYFLQEHGAPTTEAFLSAQKNFVQSCAGYSLICYLLQVKDRHNGNILMDAQGHIIHIDFGFILSSSPKNLGFETSAFKLTEEFVAVMGGPDGDMFNYYKMLMLQGLISARKHMDRVLQIVEIMQQGSQMPCFHGSSTMRGLKERFHMSLTEEQLQVLVEQLVDGSMRSLTTKLYDGFQYIANGIM